The following proteins are encoded in a genomic region of Ictalurus furcatus strain D&B chromosome 6, Billie_1.0, whole genome shotgun sequence:
- the zmp:0000000936 gene encoding interleukin-1 receptor-like 2 produces the protein MAVGFIALLTLAWTISVGVASENETEGLDLCIDHGVPFDRVFAVPHEAALLDCELVKEYLFNYLNIPYNVTWYDQRTGQEFSGQENHVVLRGASLLFLNITMEHQGHYLCIVRTPEQCYKQVRVLLVEEMVFGACRRPQAALQHMQSHVNDNLRCPLSDYTGIVDSYSIRWYKGCELLQEGSRFHENELMLHVRQVSPNDAGFYTCRMTFNLSGIIGVVAETIECGITEKRSKRPQMLEPTDNTMKVYPGSPVNKTCRVFVPVKGVHMTVVVWVFKGTYVSPNTSERIHQGPQMELQEAEGWWVERSLLVSQALPDDLNLNFTCMALSHRGSATGYFILQLADPNLLLPIGLLATTMALLFILGLLLYRVFKVELALLFRTLFPFFYASTDGDGKLYDAYVLYPRIQGDTLSEAVEAFAVKTLPQVLEGRYGYRLFIFGRDSLPGQAMADMVEETMNLCRRLLLLYTSSSLSRAEGSSWFEQQAGLHRALLDDSLSVMLLEMEKLSDPSILPESLRLLRDKQGALQAWEKRKRWRCTRLEEDGEEDETSLSSFTLSARFWRKVHYYMPVRGKAKSYKKRKLLLNL, from the exons ATGGCTGTGGGATTTATTGCTCTGCTGACTTTGGCATGGACCATCAGTGTTGGTGTGGCATCagagaatgaaacagaaggCCTGg atttatGTATAGACCACGGCGTACCGTTTGACCGTGTGTTTGCAGTCCCACATGAGGCAGCGTTATTAGACTGTGAATTGGTGAAGGAGTATCTCTTCAATTATTTAAACATCCCTTATAACGTGACGTGGTATGACCAGAGGACTGGCCAGGAGTTCTCAGGACAGGAGAACCATGTTGTACTACGTGGGGCTTCGCTGTTGTTCCTCAACATCACCATGGAACACCAGGGCCATTACTTATGTATTGTCAG AACTCCAGAGCAGTGCTACAAGCAGGTGAGGGTTCTTCTGGTGGAAGAGATGGTGTTTGGAGCATGTCGCCGtcctcaggcagcactgcagCATATGCAGAGTCACGTGAACGACAACCTGAGGTGTCCTTTAAGTGACTACACCGGAATAGTGGACAGCTACTCCATACGCTGGtacaag GGCTGTGAGCTTCTTCAGGAAGGGTCCAGGTTTCATGAGAATGAGCTCATGCTCCACGTCCGCCAAGTTTCTCCCAACGATGCTGGATTTTATACCTGCAGGATGACCTTTAACCTCAGTGGAATCATCGGAGTAGTCGCAGAGACCATTGAGTGTGGCATAACCg agaAGAGATCAAAAAGACCTCAAATGCTCGAGCCCACTGATAACACCATGAAAGTATATCCAG gtTCTCCGGTTAACAAGACATGTCGTGTGTTTGTACCTGTCAAAGGGGTTCATATGACGGTGGTAGTCTGGGTGTTTAAGGGCACGTACGTCTCCCCAAACACCTCCGAACGCATCCACCAGGGACCTCAAAT GGAGCTCCAGGAGGCTGAGGGTTGGTGGGTGGAGCGCAGCTTGTTGGTTTCTCAGGCTCTTCCAGATGATTTGAACCTGAACTTCACCTGCATGGCCTTAAGCCACAGAGGAAGTGCCACTGGCTACTTTATACTTCAGCTTGCAG ATCCTAATCTCCTCCTGCCGATTGGACTTCTGGCCACCACAATGGCACTTCTTTTCATCTTGGGACTTCTTTTGTATAGAGTGTTTAAGGTGGAGCTTGCTCTGCTCTTCCGAACCctgtttcctttcttttatGCAAGCACGG ATGGTGATGGGAAACTGTATGACGCCTATGTGCTATATCCCCGAATTCAAGGGGACACTTTGAGTGAAGCTGTTGAGGCTTTCGCTGTAAAGACACTGCCTCAAGTTCTGGAGGGACGCTATGGGTACCGGCTCTTCATCTTTGGTCGGGACAGTCTACCTGGACAAG CTATGGCAGACATGGTGGAGGAGACGATGAATCTCTGTCGTCGACTGTTGCTGCTATACACCAGCTCGTCTTTAAGCAGAGCAGAGGGTTCGTCATGGTTCGAGCAGCAGGCAGGCCTCCACCGTGCCTTACTGGATGACTCGCTCTCTGTGATGCTGCTGGAGATGGAGAAGCTCAGCGATCCCTCCATCCTCCCCGAATCACTGCGTCTCTTGCGTGATAAGCAGGGGGCACTACAGGCCtgggagaagaggaagaggtgGAGGTGCACAAGGTTGGAGGAAGATGGAGAAGAGGACGAAACATCACTCTCTTCATTTACTTTGTCCGCTCGCTTCTGGAGGAAAGTGCACTACTACATGCCGGTGAGAGGCAAAGCCAAAAGTTATAAAAAGAGAAAGTTGCTCCTGAACTTGTGA